The candidate division TA06 bacterium genome has a window encoding:
- a CDS encoding RidA family protein: protein MRQIIKTEKAPGAIGPYSQGIEFDNKLVFTSGQIPLDPKTGQLVEGDIKAQTKQVMENLKAVLEAGGSNMKKVIKCTVFMADMNDFAAMNEVYGEYFQQAPPARSAFQVARLPKDAKIEIEAIAEI from the coding sequence ATGCGTCAGATCATCAAAACAGAAAAAGCCCCGGGCGCCATCGGGCCCTATTCCCAGGGAATCGAATTTGACAACAAGCTGGTCTTCACCTCCGGCCAGATCCCGCTGGACCCCAAGACCGGCCAGTTGGTCGAGGGCGACATCAAGGCCCAGACCAAACAGGTGATGGAGAACCTGAAGGCGGTGCTGGAGGCCGGCGGCTCAAATATGAAGAAGGTCATCAAGTGCACGGTCTTTATGGCCGACATGAACGACTTTGCCGCCATGAATGAGGTCTACGGCGAATACTTCCAGCAAGCGCCCCCGGCCCGCTCGGCCTTCCAGGTGGCCCGGCTGCCCAAGGATGCGAAGATCGAGATCGAAGCGATAGCGGAAATCTGA
- a CDS encoding four helix bundle protein, producing MGAKCFNQVLVWQKAHQLTLNVYRYTEGFPRREIYCLISQMRRAMISVPANIAEGFKKKGKADKLRYMNITQGSLEESRYYLILAGDLGYGNSENLLFSLEEVSRLLEGYIQGIIKNMGT from the coding sequence ATGGGAGCAAAATGTTTTAACCAGGTATTGGTCTGGCAAAAAGCGCATCAATTGACGCTAAATGTTTACCGCTATACGGAGGGGTTCCCTCGAAGGGAAATATACTGTTTGATTTCCCAAATGAGACGGGCAATGATCTCTGTTCCGGCCAATATTGCCGAGGGTTTTAAGAAAAAGGGCAAGGCCGACAAACTGCGATACATGAACATCACCCAGGGGTCATTGGAAGAATCAAGATATTACCTGATCCTGGCCGGTGATCTGGGGTACGGCAATTCAGAAAACCTGCTGTTTTCTCTGGAAGAGGTCAGCAGGCTGCTGGAAGGCTATATTCAAGGCATCATCAAGAACATGGGGACATAG
- a CDS encoding diacylglycerol kinase family lipid kinase: protein MQRHKIILNPKAHGGEAAGHAEQVKSLFTAYGLNFELALTDHEGDGARLAKEAIERGFQIIVAAGGDGLAGEVAGALVGSQAVFGMIPLGSGDDFAKSLKIGRSIPQAVEAIRDRQTMMVDAGTVSSPLPGGQKLERYFFNCVGIGLDGEVIIEKLKIKGLRDLKLYLWATVKALLRYKGQKMSFDFGQGKVWHQTLVAEITNGKSVGGGYYLNPGAKVDDGLLDLCLIHKLTWPEFFMHVPKTFKGRHTDIRQVTMGKLTRVTVESETPMSAQVDGELWPYVNRFDISIVPRALQCIAGKDDVGDKLKSFS from the coding sequence GTGCAAAGACACAAGATCATCCTGAACCCCAAGGCCCACGGCGGAGAGGCGGCCGGGCATGCCGAGCAGGTCAAGTCGCTGTTCACGGCCTACGGGTTGAACTTTGAGCTGGCCCTGACCGACCACGAGGGCGACGGGGCCAGGCTGGCCAAGGAGGCCATTGAACGCGGTTTTCAGATCATCGTTGCCGCCGGCGGCGACGGGCTGGCCGGCGAAGTGGCCGGGGCTTTGGTGGGCAGCCAGGCGGTGTTCGGCATGATACCCCTGGGCTCGGGCGACGATTTTGCCAAGTCGCTTAAGATCGGCCGTTCCATACCACAGGCGGTGGAGGCCATCAGGGACCGGCAGACCATGATGGTGGATGCCGGAACGGTCAGCTCGCCGCTGCCCGGAGGGCAGAAGCTGGAACGCTACTTTTTCAACTGCGTGGGCATAGGCCTGGACGGCGAGGTGATAATAGAGAAGCTGAAGATCAAGGGCCTGCGGGACCTGAAGCTGTATCTTTGGGCCACCGTCAAGGCCCTGCTGCGTTACAAGGGCCAGAAGATGTCCTTTGACTTCGGACAGGGCAAGGTCTGGCACCAGACGCTGGTGGCCGAGATCACCAACGGCAAGAGCGTGGGCGGCGGGTATTACCTGAACCCCGGGGCCAAGGTGGACGACGGCCTGCTGGACCTCTGCCTGATCCATAAACTTACCTGGCCGGAGTTCTTTATGCATGTTCCAAAGACATTCAAGGGAAGGCATACCGACATCCGCCAGGTGACCATGGGCAAATTGACCAGGGTCACGGTGGAGTCGGAAACCCCGATGTCGGCCCAGGTGGACGGAGAGCTGTGGCCTTATGTCAACCGGTTCGATATCTCCATCGTCCCCAGGGCCCTCCAGTGCATAGCGGGTAAGGATGATGTGGGGGATAAGTTAAAAAGTTTTTCCTGA
- a CDS encoding S9 family peptidase, with amino-acid sequence MNKRLYIISILLFQVLLAGLVLAQPKPPMAPVVAWSDSINGFVRSDDYHWLKERSDPRVKRYLEAENAYTDSVMAPTRGLQKKLYREFLNRIKQTDLSVPVKRDSFYYYSRTVKGQDYYIYCRKKGSLKASEEILLDENKLARGHSYYSIDITEVSPDHSILAYAVDTSGAFVYDVHFKDMKARKNIPGTISGVRNIVWANDSRTVYYEAVDSTQRSDRVFRRRLGEGRDSLIYHETDPRFWVSISKTFSQQYLFITSASKEESELRYLNAGRTEDSFKLFRPRRQKVEYWLEHHGPDFYIFTNDSAQNYRLLRAPISDPAAKNWVEVIPHRPDVLLENVLMFRDFMAIQERTNGLSGLKVIKWGDTTAAAVLKFPEPAYSIYPWQKYDYNSSKLRYTYNSLVTPPSVYEYEMDNGTYHLLKRQAVLGGYDPRRYVSERIYAAAPDGSRIPISLVRRRGLKLDGSNPCYLTGYGAYGDNNDPYFSSSRLSLLDRGFVYAVAQVRGGQEMGRGWYLDGKLLNKKNSFTDFIACAEHLVKQGFTSSNKLVISGGSAGGLLMGAVVNSRPDLFRAAVLDVPFLDVINTMLDPTIPLTTAEYQEWGDPRDPQYYRYMLSYSPYDNIRAQDYPAMLVSTGWNDANVAYWEPAKWVAKLRTAKTDSNRLVLKTDMKSGHHGPSGRYGYLKDLAFEYAFILDVLGIRK; translated from the coding sequence ATGAATAAACGTTTATACATAATCAGCATTCTCCTTTTTCAGGTTCTCCTGGCCGGCTTAGTCCTGGCCCAGCCCAAGCCGCCCATGGCGCCGGTGGTGGCCTGGAGCGACAGCATCAACGGTTTCGTCCGTTCCGACGATTATCACTGGCTTAAAGAGCGGTCCGATCCCCGGGTCAAAAGATATCTGGAAGCCGAGAACGCCTACACCGATTCGGTGATGGCCCCCACCAGGGGCTTGCAGAAAAAACTGTACCGGGAGTTTCTGAACCGGATCAAGCAGACCGATCTATCGGTCCCGGTGAAGCGCGACAGTTTCTATTACTACTCCCGCACCGTCAAGGGCCAGGACTATTATATCTACTGCCGGAAGAAAGGGTCTCTCAAAGCCTCTGAAGAAATATTACTGGACGAGAACAAACTGGCTCGTGGACACTCCTACTATTCTATCGACATTACCGAGGTCAGCCCCGATCACTCCATCCTGGCCTATGCGGTGGACACCAGTGGAGCCTTTGTCTACGATGTGCATTTCAAGGATATGAAGGCCCGGAAGAACATTCCCGGCACCATTTCCGGCGTCAGGAACATCGTCTGGGCCAACGACAGCCGGACCGTTTACTACGAAGCCGTGGACAGCACCCAGCGCTCCGACCGGGTGTTCCGCCGCCGGCTGGGGGAGGGCCGGGACAGCCTGATCTACCATGAGACAGACCCCCGGTTCTGGGTAAGCATCAGCAAGACGTTTTCCCAGCAATACCTGTTCATCACCTCCGCCAGCAAGGAAGAGTCCGAGCTGCGCTATCTTAACGCCGGCCGGACGGAGGACAGCTTCAAGCTTTTCCGGCCCCGGCGCCAGAAGGTCGAATACTGGCTGGAACACCACGGCCCGGACTTCTACATCTTCACCAATGACAGCGCCCAGAACTACCGGCTGCTGAGGGCCCCAATCTCCGATCCCGCCGCCAAGAACTGGGTGGAAGTGATCCCGCACCGGCCCGATGTCCTGCTGGAAAACGTGCTGATGTTCCGGGATTTCATGGCTATTCAGGAACGGACGAACGGCTTAAGCGGGCTGAAGGTCATTAAATGGGGCGATACCACGGCGGCTGCGGTCCTGAAATTCCCGGAGCCGGCCTATTCCATCTACCCCTGGCAAAAATACGATTATAATTCCTCCAAGCTCCGCTATACCTACAATTCGCTGGTGACGCCGCCTTCGGTCTACGAATACGAGATGGACAACGGCACCTATCACCTGCTGAAAAGACAGGCAGTGCTGGGCGGATACGACCCCCGGCGCTATGTTTCGGAGAGGATATACGCCGCCGCTCCGGACGGGTCCCGCATCCCAATTTCGCTGGTCCGCCGCCGGGGATTGAAACTGGACGGCAGCAATCCCTGCTACCTTACCGGCTATGGCGCTTACGGAGATAATAATGATCCCTACTTCAGCTCCAGCCGGTTGAGCCTGCTGGACCGGGGCTTCGTCTATGCCGTGGCCCAGGTGCGGGGCGGCCAGGAGATGGGACGGGGCTGGTATCTGGACGGAAAACTCCTTAACAAAAAGAACTCATTCACCGATTTCATCGCCTGCGCGGAGCATCTGGTAAAACAGGGATTCACCTCTTCCAATAAATTGGTGATCAGCGGAGGCAGCGCCGGAGGACTGCTGATGGGGGCGGTGGTCAACAGCCGGCCCGATCTGTTCCGGGCCGCGGTGCTGGACGTGCCGTTCCTGGACGTCATCAACACAATGCTGGACCCCACCATTCCCCTGACCACCGCCGAATACCAGGAATGGGGCGATCCCCGGGATCCCCAGTATTACCGGTACATGCTTTCCTATTCGCCTTACGACAACATCCGGGCCCAGGACTATCCGGCCATGCTGGTAAGCACCGGCTGGAACGACGCCAACGTGGCCTATTGGGAGCCGGCCAAGTGGGTGGCCAAACTTCGGACCGCCAAAACAGACAGCAACCGCCTGGTGCTGAAGACCGATATGAAAAGCGGACACCACGGGCCTTCCGGCAGATACGGATATCTTAAGGACCTGGCCTTTGAATATGCATTCATATTGGATGTGCTGGGGATCAGGAAATAA
- a CDS encoding tRNA 4-thiouridine(8) synthase ThiI, which produces MKALSLLSGGLDSILAARTVMEQGIEVIGLCFVTPFFGPEPARKAAGQLGIKLIEHDFTDEYFEMMKNPRYGFGGNMNPCIDCHGMMLRTAHGLLEEHGASFLITGEVMGERPMSQTKGGLNAVLKLSADRDLILRPLSAKLLAPSKPEREGWVDRERLHDFSGRGRKRQEELAKSFGIKDYPQPAGGCLLTEPNYSTRLKELLKHEGLVRRDVELLAAGRHFRIAPNVKLAVGRNKAENEVLLKMAGEDVMIIRPDHTIKGPVSLLRGRPDEAGLALALQIVARYCDVKIDEKLSLNIYSGKDQMKTMETVKPAEQEVNGYMI; this is translated from the coding sequence ATGAAAGCACTATCGCTTCTCTCCGGAGGCCTGGACAGCATCCTGGCCGCCAGGACCGTTATGGAACAGGGCATTGAGGTCATCGGCCTCTGCTTTGTCACCCCGTTCTTCGGGCCGGAGCCGGCCCGCAAAGCCGCCGGCCAGCTGGGCATCAAATTGATCGAACACGATTTCACCGATGAATACTTCGAGATGATGAAGAACCCCCGCTACGGATTCGGCGGGAACATGAACCCCTGCATAGACTGTCACGGGATGATGTTAAGGACCGCCCACGGCCTGCTGGAGGAGCATGGGGCCTCGTTCCTGATAACCGGAGAGGTGATGGGGGAACGGCCCATGTCCCAGACCAAGGGAGGCTTGAATGCAGTGCTGAAACTTTCCGCCGACCGGGACCTGATCCTGCGCCCCCTGTCGGCCAAACTTCTGGCGCCCTCCAAACCGGAGCGGGAAGGCTGGGTGGACCGGGAAAGACTCCACGACTTTTCAGGACGGGGCCGCAAGCGGCAGGAGGAACTGGCCAAAAGTTTCGGGATAAAGGATTATCCCCAGCCGGCCGGCGGCTGCCTGCTGACCGAGCCCAACTATTCCACCCGGCTTAAAGAACTGCTTAAGCACGAAGGCCTGGTGAGGAGGGATGTGGAACTGCTGGCCGCCGGGCGGCATTTCAGGATCGCCCCCAACGTAAAGCTGGCGGTGGGGCGCAACAAGGCGGAGAACGAAGTTCTGCTGAAAATGGCCGGGGAGGATGTCATGATCATTCGCCCCGATCACACCATCAAAGGCCCGGTGAGTCTGCTGCGGGGAAGACCGGATGAGGCCGGGCTGGCCCTGGCCCTGCAGATAGTGGCCCGGTACTGCGATGTTAAGATCGATGAAAAGCTAAGCCTTAACATTTATTCAGGCAAGGATCAGATGAAAACCATGGAAACGGTAAAACCTGCCGAGCAGGAAGTGAACGGTTACATGATATGA
- a CDS encoding mechanosensitive ion channel: MPITTNLILLGFGLFLAFAVLWLFLRGLSRWKFFQSLGLVLNISGLYVAFRLFLHWGHIPLKTQTHTLVLSIGVFLGFYLAIKIFEYLGFDLLLSHSRKAQVPLLLRDIMRWMLAILVFFIILKVNLGVNLGPLFATSAALTFILGIAMQDVLGNLFAGIALNLERPFAIGDWVMINNQEGQVENMTWRATRLKTFTDDYVIIPNASIAKNEIINYSHPTPIHARELVIGVPYTAAPSLIKQVISGAMTEAHGVIKDPQPRVWLKEYDDYTINYRVKFWIDDFGDLYEIEDDVMSRIWYHFKRHGIEFPYPISDVRVTPAKVREPEELRRAEEQQAGLYLKQVPLFAAIPEKDLKRLAASLQAKTFAAGEHLVRQGDEGGSFYIIKQGKVEVLVADPEGRQTRVAELETGKFFGEMSLLTGEKRSASIRAVGDVEVLAVEKKDISPILTANPKIAESLSKMIEQRQKENLERIAKSRAISEEERRAASSASILKKIRNFFAM, translated from the coding sequence ATGCCGATAACAACCAACTTAATTCTTCTGGGCTTCGGGCTGTTCCTGGCCTTCGCAGTCTTATGGCTGTTCCTGAGGGGCTTAAGCCGCTGGAAGTTCTTCCAAAGCCTGGGCCTGGTGCTGAACATCAGCGGGCTGTACGTGGCTTTCCGGCTCTTTTTGCATTGGGGTCATATTCCCTTGAAAACGCAGACCCATACCCTGGTTCTTTCCATCGGGGTGTTTTTGGGATTCTATCTGGCCATCAAGATCTTCGAATACCTGGGATTTGACCTGTTGCTTTCCCACAGCAGAAAGGCCCAGGTACCGCTGCTGTTGCGGGACATCATGCGCTGGATGCTGGCTATACTGGTGTTCTTCATCATCCTCAAGGTGAACCTGGGGGTCAACCTGGGGCCGCTGTTTGCCACCTCGGCCGCTTTGACCTTCATCCTGGGCATCGCCATGCAGGACGTGCTGGGCAATCTGTTCGCCGGGATCGCCCTGAACCTGGAACGGCCCTTTGCCATCGGCGACTGGGTGATGATCAACAACCAGGAGGGGCAGGTGGAGAACATGACCTGGCGGGCCACCCGGCTTAAGACCTTCACCGACGACTACGTGATCATTCCCAACGCCTCCATCGCCAAGAACGAGATCATCAACTACAGCCATCCCACCCCCATCCACGCCCGGGAACTGGTGATCGGCGTTCCCTACACCGCCGCGCCCAGCCTGATCAAGCAGGTGATCTCCGGGGCCATGACCGAAGCCCACGGGGTGATCAAGGATCCCCAGCCCCGGGTCTGGCTGAAGGAGTACGACGACTATACCATCAACTACCGGGTCAAATTCTGGATCGACGATTTCGGAGACCTGTATGAGATCGAGGACGACGTGATGAGCCGGATCTGGTACCATTTCAAGCGCCACGGCATTGAATTCCCCTATCCCATCAGCGACGTCCGGGTGACCCCGGCCAAGGTCCGGGAACCGGAGGAACTGCGCCGGGCGGAAGAACAGCAGGCCGGCCTGTATCTCAAACAGGTGCCGCTCTTCGCCGCCATTCCCGAAAAGGACCTGAAAAGGCTGGCCGCCAGCCTGCAGGCCAAGACCTTTGCGGCCGGCGAGCATCTGGTGCGGCAGGGCGATGAGGGCGGGTCGTTTTACATCATCAAGCAGGGAAAGGTGGAGGTGCTGGTGGCCGATCCCGAAGGCCGCCAGACCAGGGTGGCCGAACTGGAAACGGGCAAGTTCTTCGGCGAGATGTCCCTGCTGACCGGGGAGAAGCGCAGCGCCTCGATCCGGGCCGTCGGGGACGTGGAGGTGCTGGCGGTGGAGAAGAAGGACATCAGCCCGATACTGACGGCCAACCCCAAGATAGCCGAATCGCTTTCCAAGATGATCGAGCAAAGGCAGAAGGAGAACCTGGAGCGGATCGCCAAGTCCCGGGCCATCTCCGAGGAGGAGCGGCGGGCCGCCAGCTCGGCCAGCATTCTGAAGAAGATCCGAAATTTCTTCGCGATGTAA
- the tgt gene encoding tRNA guanosine(34) transglycosylase Tgt, whose translation MEFKLQNKSGEARRGTVTTAHGQIQTPAFMPVGTQGTVKSLTPRHLKDIGSQIILGNAYHLYLRPGQELVKKAGGLHKFMGWDRPILTDSGGFQVFSLAELRNIREEGVSFQSHIDGSSHLFTPESVMRLEADLGADIIMCFDECIPYPATLEYAERSTGRTIRWARRCRDEFLALNSGQALFGIVQGGTYPELRQRSAEELVEIGFEGYAIGGLAIGEPKEQTWEAITTANSVLPEEKPRYMMGVGFPEDIIQGVSLGVDMFDCVMPTRNARNGSLFTSSGRLAMRNAKHFDDFAPVDPECDCYLCQNFSRAYLRHLYMSDEILASTLGTMHNLRFYLRMMEDMRLAIEEQRFDEWRKEFMGKYYNNDGATSL comes from the coding sequence ATCGAATTCAAATTACAAAATAAGTCAGGCGAGGCCCGGCGGGGCACAGTTACCACCGCCCACGGCCAGATTCAGACCCCGGCCTTCATGCCGGTGGGCACCCAGGGCACAGTCAAGTCCCTGACCCCCCGGCATCTGAAGGACATCGGATCCCAGATCATTCTGGGCAACGCCTACCACTTATATCTGCGGCCGGGCCAGGAACTGGTGAAGAAGGCCGGCGGACTTCATAAGTTCATGGGCTGGGACCGTCCCATCCTCACCGACTCCGGAGGCTTTCAGGTGTTCAGCCTGGCCGAGCTCCGCAACATCAGGGAGGAGGGGGTCAGCTTCCAGTCGCACATAGACGGCTCTTCCCACCTGTTCACCCCGGAAAGCGTGATGCGGCTGGAGGCCGATCTGGGGGCGGACATCATCATGTGCTTTGACGAATGCATTCCCTATCCCGCCACTTTGGAATATGCCGAGCGCTCCACCGGCCGCACCATCCGCTGGGCCCGGCGCTGCCGTGACGAGTTCCTGGCGCTCAATTCCGGCCAGGCTTTGTTCGGCATCGTCCAGGGCGGGACCTACCCGGAGCTGCGCCAGCGGAGCGCGGAAGAACTGGTGGAGATCGGCTTTGAGGGATACGCCATCGGCGGGCTGGCCATCGGCGAACCCAAGGAGCAGACCTGGGAGGCCATTACCACCGCGAACTCCGTGCTGCCGGAGGAAAAACCCCGTTACATGATGGGGGTGGGCTTTCCCGAGGACATCATCCAGGGGGTCTCTTTGGGAGTGGACATGTTCGACTGCGTGATGCCCACCCGCAACGCCCGCAACGGCTCGCTGTTCACTTCTTCCGGCCGGCTGGCCATGCGCAACGCCAAACATTTTGACGACTTTGCCCCGGTGGACCCGGAATGCGACTGCTATCTCTGCCAGAACTTTTCCCGGGCCTATCTCCGGCACCTGTACATGTCAGACGAGATCCTGGCCTCAACCTTAGGGACGATGCATAACCTCAGGTTTTATCTAAGAATGATGGAGGATATGCGCCTGGCCATTGAAGAACAAAGATTTGATGAGTGGCGTAAAGAATTCATGGGCAAATATTATAACAATGATGGGGCCA